In Treponema vincentii, a single window of DNA contains:
- a CDS encoding Fic family protein, whose translation MMHKSGQQNFSQLSEVIDEYNRLHIAQQLDYDKFYLYSIITHSTAIEGSTVTEIENQLLFDEGISANKPIHEQLMNLDLKAAYERSFEFAKEHTQMTPEILCELSSLVMKNTGTVYNTIGGTFSSAKGELRLLNVSAGRGGKSYMAWQKIPQKLEEFCAWFNSERKNIAQKRIEEQYAFSFLSHYKLVYMHPWADGNGRMSRLLMNFIQYEAGIVPAIIKKENRAEYIQSLASSQEKDDASDFLQFMFSHHIWNLNEQIEEYKTSLEMSGN comes from the coding sequence ATGATGCATAAAAGCGGACAGCAGAACTTCAGTCAACTTTCGGAAGTTATCGATGAGTACAATAGACTGCACATTGCTCAACAGCTTGATTACGATAAGTTCTATTTATATTCGATTATCACGCATTCAACGGCAATAGAAGGTTCTACCGTCACGGAAATTGAAAATCAGCTTCTCTTTGACGAAGGGATAAGTGCAAATAAACCGATTCATGAACAGCTTATGAACCTTGACTTAAAAGCCGCGTATGAAAGAAGTTTTGAATTTGCAAAAGAGCACACCCAAATGACACCGGAAATCCTCTGTGAACTTTCGTCTCTCGTAATGAAAAACACCGGCACTGTGTACAATACAATCGGAGGAACATTTTCTTCTGCAAAAGGAGAACTGAGACTTTTAAATGTCAGTGCGGGACGGGGCGGAAAGAGTTATATGGCATGGCAGAAGATTCCGCAAAAACTGGAAGAATTTTGTGCTTGGTTCAATTCGGAAAGAAAAAATATTGCGCAAAAACGAATAGAAGAACAATACGCTTTTAGTTTTCTCTCACATTATAAACTTGTTTATATGCATCCTTGGGCGGATGGAAATGGCCGGATGAGTCGGCTTTTAATGAATTTTATCCAATATGAGGCGGGAATAGTACCTGCAATAATTAAAAAAGAAAACAGGGCGGAATATATTCAAAGTCTTGCTTCTTCGCAAGAAAAAGATGATGCGTCAGATTTCTTACAGTTTATGTTTTCACACCATATATGGAATTTGAACGAACAAATAGAAGAATATAAAACCTCTCTCGAAATGAGCGGAAACTGA